In Moorella sp. Hama-1, a single genomic region encodes these proteins:
- a CDS encoding exoribonuclease R — protein sequence MSMLAEYQFTEARKDFSGLYNLVFNALTPVVIRRKQNEKVLVIRPDLEQEILTRYSLKPEVIPEDDGSITLALDDLELAVNAPTKDEAIRELVADLKLYARDFMERSQLFLNSPNRRQHLPYLLRVLLCNSDAEIRSLLELD from the coding sequence ATGAGTATGCTGGCTGAATATCAATTTACGGAGGCGCGCAAGGACTTTTCCGGCCTTTATAACCTGGTTTTTAACGCCCTGACGCCAGTTGTTATCCGCAGGAAGCAAAACGAAAAGGTGCTGGTCATCAGGCCGGACCTGGAACAGGAAATCCTGACCCGGTACTCTCTGAAACCCGAGGTTATCCCGGAAGATGATGGCTCCATTACCCTGGCCCTGGATGACCTGGAACTGGCTGTCAATGCCCCTACTAAAGACGAGGCCATTCGGGAACTGGTGGCCGATCTTAAATTATACGCCCGCGATTTTATGGAACGCTCCCAGCTCTTCCTTAATTCGCCCAATCGTCGCCAGCATCTACCTTATCTATTACGGGTATTGCTCTGTAATTCCGACGCAGAAATTCGTTCCCTCCTGGAGCTAGATTAA
- a CDS encoding PIN domain-containing protein — MNKYLVDTSTWIEALHRRGNPVAREWLKASLLQEEVAIVPPVKAEILSGAINEKQFNRLQRELDAVAMQERQDEVWEKAARLNFTLRRQGLNLPLIDVLIASAILLPGISWSITTAITR; from the coding sequence ATGAATAAATATCTAGTGGATACCTCTACCTGGATTGAAGCTCTGCACCGCCGGGGTAACCCGGTGGCGAGGGAATGGCTTAAGGCATCTCTGCTGCAAGAGGAGGTAGCTATTGTACCCCCTGTTAAAGCAGAAATCCTCTCAGGAGCGATCAATGAAAAGCAGTTTAACAGGTTGCAGAGGGAGCTCGATGCCGTAGCAATGCAGGAACGCCAGGATGAGGTATGGGAAAAAGCGGCTCGCCTGAATTTTACCTTGCGGCGTCAGGGGCTAAATCTGCCGCTGATAGACGTTTTGATTGCCAGCGCCATTCTTCTGCCGGGTATATCCTGGTCTATCACGACCGCCATTACTAGATGA
- a CDS encoding type II toxin-antitoxin system VapB family antitoxin, with product MRTTLYVNRKLLKEAMRLANVKKMTETVNLALAEFVYRRKMEELASRLGTLELNLTQAGLEQLRRDE from the coding sequence ATGAGGACGACGTTATATGTCAATCGTAAGCTGCTCAAAGAAGCCATGCGCCTGGCAAATGTCAAGAAAATGACTGAAACCGTTAACCTGGCTTTAGCCGAGTTTGTTTACCGCCGGAAGATGGAAGAGTTGGCTTCACGTTTGGGGACTTTGGAACTTAACCTGACCCAGGCAGGACTGGAGCAGTTACGGCGCGATGAATAA
- a CDS encoding M24 family metallopeptidase: MTLWLDADYVERESGLTTYGYLFPRESLASKVVERIKAYGFKEPRIGFERYFVDFAVYDGLRQAFPEASFTGASDLFYRLRSIKEPAEVDLLRRAATVACQGMEAAVESVRPGVTELDILAEAEYAMLKAGSGGSSFRPQVVSGERALLTHPCASNKKIAAGEVVVIHLGATYEGYCAKMCRTVAVGEIPLEQERVYQVLLEAQGRAIAALRPGATAGEVDAAAREVVAKAGYGDSYLDLVGYGVGLRQSEFYPIIGKGREDVIEAGMVVDLLLPTIYRTGIGGPRVTDVIYVGEDKNEVLTEYPRELIRV; the protein is encoded by the coding sequence ATAACCCTCTGGCTGGATGCTGATTATGTAGAACGGGAGTCAGGGCTCACAACCTATGGCTATCTCTTCCCGCGGGAGAGCCTGGCCAGCAAGGTCGTGGAACGCATCAAGGCGTACGGTTTTAAGGAACCGCGTATAGGCTTTGAACGCTACTTTGTCGATTTCGCCGTCTACGACGGCCTGCGCCAGGCCTTCCCGGAGGCCAGCTTTACCGGGGCAAGCGATCTCTTTTATCGCCTTCGCTCCATTAAAGAACCAGCGGAAGTAGATCTCCTGCGGCGGGCGGCGACGGTCGCCTGCCAAGGCATGGAAGCGGCCGTCGAAAGCGTCCGGCCGGGGGTCACGGAGCTGGACATCCTGGCCGAGGCGGAATACGCCATGTTGAAAGCCGGCTCCGGCGGCTCTTCCTTCCGGCCCCAGGTGGTCTCCGGGGAACGGGCTCTCCTGACCCACCCATGCGCCAGCAATAAGAAGATAGCCGCCGGAGAGGTGGTAGTCATTCACCTGGGAGCCACGTATGAGGGTTACTGTGCCAAGATGTGCCGCACTGTAGCCGTAGGGGAGATCCCGTTGGAGCAGGAGCGGGTCTATCAGGTCTTGCTGGAGGCCCAGGGCCGGGCGATAGCTGCTTTAAGGCCCGGGGCCACGGCCGGAGAGGTGGATGCCGCCGCCCGAGAGGTAGTGGCAAAGGCTGGCTACGGTGATAGCTACCTGGACTTGGTAGGTTACGGCGTCGGCCTGCGCCAGTCGGAGTTCTACCCCATTATCGGTAAAGGGCGGGAGGATGTTATCGAGGCCGGTATGGTGGTAGATTTACTGCTACCTACTATCTACCGTACCGGCATCGGTGGGCCACGGGTAACAGACGTCATTTACGTCGGGGAGGATAAGAATGAGGTCCTGACGGAATACCCGCGGGAATTGATTCGGGTGTAG
- a CDS encoding benzoate/H(+) symporter BenE family transporter, with product MANEKVLLENGFNVIESFKELCKNLSLPRVTTGLIGALFSSMGPGMIVMNAAKQGKLSDGIAVSWIFAIFFFAGLATMFMSLYYRTPIVIAFSIPGAALIGKYLAGGGNIYDAVGVYIIIAAVVLILTGTGVIKKIIERIPLPIMLGMVAGVLLSYGLNTFTNALKVPPIYGLMVIIFFAWYYFKSFSSKIPGVVVALIVGAIMLKVSGLTKSAPIVWEVSKPVLISPEFDIKSLIELGIPLFFMVVGVQNVQAIGVLLSRGYNPPVNAMYTIPSIATFFNAIFAGHAAVTAGPSTAICSSDIAGTKEYRWIASFFEGIFWVIVGLLAKVGVESANLVPAEFMQVVAGLAMFDVFISVFEGAFNQKFRRGAMVSFFVAASNVSLLNIGAPFWAIVFGILVSVLIEKGDFRLVATDK from the coding sequence ATGGCAAACGAAAAAGTGCTTTTGGAAAACGGGTTTAATGTAATTGAGAGCTTTAAAGAATTATGCAAAAATCTTTCCTTACCTCGTGTTACTACTGGTTTAATTGGAGCGCTATTTAGCAGCATGGGGCCTGGGATGATTGTGATGAATGCGGCTAAACAAGGGAAGCTTTCCGACGGCATTGCTGTATCTTGGATATTTGCTATCTTCTTTTTTGCCGGCCTGGCTACAATGTTTATGTCGCTTTACTATCGTACTCCCATTGTGATTGCCTTCAGTATTCCTGGTGCCGCCCTTATTGGTAAGTACTTGGCAGGCGGAGGAAATATCTATGACGCGGTAGGAGTTTATATAATAATAGCCGCAGTAGTTTTGATACTAACAGGTACTGGAGTAATTAAGAAAATTATCGAGCGTATTCCTTTACCCATTATGTTAGGAATGGTAGCCGGGGTGCTTTTGAGTTACGGTCTTAATACCTTTACTAATGCTTTAAAGGTTCCGCCGATATATGGTTTAATGGTTATAATCTTTTTTGCCTGGTACTATTTTAAAAGTTTTTCAAGTAAGATACCGGGCGTTGTAGTAGCCTTGATAGTTGGCGCAATAATGTTGAAAGTTAGCGGGTTAACGAAATCGGCCCCTATTGTTTGGGAGGTTTCCAAACCGGTTTTGATTTCTCCGGAATTCGATATAAAAAGTCTTATAGAATTGGGAATCCCGCTCTTTTTTATGGTAGTCGGTGTGCAGAATGTCCAGGCTATCGGGGTGTTATTGTCACGCGGTTATAATCCTCCTGTAAATGCTATGTATACAATACCGTCGATTGCAACTTTCTTTAATGCTATTTTTGCCGGCCATGCAGCAGTAACTGCTGGACCCAGCACTGCAATCTGTTCTAGTGATATAGCCGGAACAAAAGAATATCGATGGATAGCCTCCTTTTTTGAAGGTATTTTTTGGGTCATAGTTGGATTGCTGGCTAAGGTTGGGGTGGAAAGCGCAAATCTTGTGCCGGCGGAATTTATGCAAGTAGTGGCGGGTTTAGCTATGTTTGATGTATTTATCAGCGTTTTTGAAGGGGCATTCAACCAGAAGTTTCGCAGGGGAGCGATGGTATCCTTTTTTGTTGCAGCTTCTAATGTGTCACTTTTAAATATTGGGGCACCATTTTGGGCAATTGTTTTCGGTATCCTGGTATCGGTTCTTATAGAGAAAGGGGATTTTCGATTAGTTGCTACGGATAAATAG
- a CDS encoding 4Fe-4S binding protein: protein MKVVNLLAVVDAGKCRGCKTCEKVCPVLAIKVENKKAIVDAERCRGCAACEQRCPDYAITMVKREQPIVVKVDVSAVDYGQIEELCRRAKLNPEQIICYCTATRGEEVAAAILQGAKSPEEVSFLTGARTGCKVECIQPILRLLEAAGVKPEPPKDGWQWYGRTVTVWEIPEEVKHKYATRGFYFDEDIKLLDRVVAAPVQGRRDS from the coding sequence TTGAAGGTAGTTAATTTGCTGGCCGTGGTTGATGCCGGCAAGTGCCGGGGTTGTAAAACCTGTGAAAAGGTGTGCCCGGTACTGGCCATCAAGGTAGAAAACAAAAAAGCTATCGTTGATGCAGAACGCTGCCGCGGCTGTGCCGCCTGTGAGCAACGTTGCCCGGACTACGCCATTACCATGGTGAAACGCGAGCAACCGATTGTGGTCAAAGTAGATGTCAGCGCCGTCGACTATGGCCAGATAGAAGAACTCTGCCGCCGGGCCAAACTTAACCCGGAACAAATTATCTGTTATTGTACTGCCACCCGGGGCGAAGAAGTTGCTGCCGCCATTTTGCAGGGGGCCAAGTCGCCAGAGGAAGTCTCCTTCCTTACCGGGGCCCGAACAGGGTGCAAAGTTGAATGTATCCAGCCCATCCTGCGTCTTCTGGAAGCTGCCGGCGTTAAACCGGAACCGCCTAAAGATGGCTGGCAGTGGTACGGCCGGACGGTAACGGTGTGGGAGATACCTGAGGAAGTCAAGCACAAGTATGCTACCCGCGGCTTTTACTTTGACGAGGACATCAAACTTTTGGACCGGGTAGTGGCAGCACCTGTACAGGGAAGGAGGGATTCCTGA
- the dmpG gene encoding 4-hydroxy-2-oxovalerate aldolase: protein MSAKFINIVDTTLRDGSHAVSHEFTAEQVSAIAGGLDAAGVEYIEVSHGDGLAGSSYNYGWATISDEEMLRAAAGAIKKGKLTVLLLPGIGTIEDLQLAADCGAKVVRVATHVTEADIGEQHIGIAKKMGMMAVGFLMMCHMALPEKVVEQAKLFESYGADYINVADSAGAMLPEDVKARVGAVVEAVKIPVGFHAHNNLTLATANALAALEAGATFLDGALRGLGAGAGNAQTEALVGVLDKLGYRTGVDFYKIMDVAEDIVEPIMHRPQVVRNAPLMLGYAGVYSSFLLHTYRAAEKFNLDPRDILVELGRRRMVGGQEDMIIDVAYQLAQGKGGA, encoded by the coding sequence ATGAGCGCAAAATTTATTAACATTGTCGACACAACTTTACGGGATGGCAGCCATGCTGTCAGCCACGAGTTTACTGCCGAGCAGGTGAGTGCCATTGCCGGCGGCCTGGACGCGGCCGGGGTGGAGTATATCGAGGTTTCCCACGGTGACGGCCTGGCCGGTTCTTCCTACAACTACGGCTGGGCCACCATAAGCGATGAAGAGATGCTCCGGGCGGCGGCCGGGGCTATCAAGAAGGGGAAACTAACCGTCCTGCTCCTGCCGGGCATCGGCACCATCGAAGACCTGCAGCTGGCAGCCGACTGCGGCGCTAAAGTCGTCCGGGTGGCCACCCACGTTACCGAGGCCGATATCGGCGAGCAGCACATCGGTATAGCCAAGAAAATGGGGATGATGGCCGTCGGTTTCCTGATGATGTGTCATATGGCCCTGCCGGAAAAGGTGGTCGAGCAGGCCAAACTCTTTGAGTCCTATGGCGCCGACTATATCAACGTCGCTGACTCGGCCGGAGCCATGCTGCCGGAAGACGTCAAGGCCCGGGTGGGTGCCGTGGTCGAAGCCGTCAAGATTCCCGTTGGCTTCCATGCCCACAACAACCTGACCCTGGCCACGGCCAATGCCCTGGCCGCCTTAGAAGCGGGGGCAACCTTCCTGGACGGAGCCTTGCGGGGCCTGGGCGCCGGGGCCGGCAATGCCCAGACAGAGGCTTTAGTTGGTGTTCTGGACAAGCTGGGGTACCGGACTGGTGTTGATTTCTACAAAATCATGGATGTGGCTGAAGACATCGTGGAGCCTATTATGCACCGGCCCCAGGTAGTGCGTAACGCCCCGCTTATGCTGGGCTATGCCGGTGTTTACTCCAGTTTCCTGCTCCACACCTACCGGGCGGCCGAGAAGTTCAACCTTGACCCCCGGGATATCCTGGTAGAACTGGGAAGGAGGCGCATGGTCGGCGGTCAGGAGGATATGATTATCGACGTCGCTTATCAACTGGCACAAGGGAAAGGAGGAGCCTAA
- a CDS encoding acetaldehyde dehydrogenase (acetylating) gives MDKVKVAVIGPGNIGSDLMYKILRSQNLEMALMTGIIESEGIKRARKMGIKTSIQGVEAVLAEEDIKIVFDATGAKPHLHNAPLLKAAGKIAIDLTPAAVGPYVVPCVNLEKVKAEPNLNMVTCGGQATVPIVYAINRVAGARYAEIVACIASKSAGPGTRQNIDEFTQTTAKALEVVGGAKKGKAIIILNPAEPPIMMHNTVYVEVEKPDLKAIQASVAAMVKEIQSYVPGYQLVVPPIIDGNKVTVAVQVEGAGDFLPKYSGNLDIITAAAVAVAEKLAQELQVKEGVA, from the coding sequence GTGGACAAAGTAAAAGTGGCCGTCATCGGCCCGGGTAACATCGGATCCGACCTGATGTACAAGATCCTGCGCAGCCAGAACCTGGAGATGGCCCTCATGACCGGCATCATCGAATCCGAGGGCATCAAACGGGCGCGCAAGATGGGTATCAAGACCTCTATCCAGGGGGTGGAGGCCGTCTTGGCCGAGGAGGATATAAAAATCGTCTTCGACGCCACCGGGGCTAAACCTCACCTGCATAACGCGCCCCTACTGAAAGCAGCGGGTAAGATCGCCATCGATCTGACGCCGGCAGCCGTAGGTCCCTACGTGGTTCCCTGTGTTAACCTGGAGAAGGTTAAGGCCGAGCCCAACCTGAACATGGTGACCTGCGGCGGCCAGGCCACGGTACCCATTGTCTATGCCATTAACCGGGTGGCTGGGGCCAGGTATGCGGAGATTGTCGCCTGCATCGCCTCCAAAAGCGCCGGGCCGGGCACCCGCCAGAACATCGACGAGTTCACCCAGACCACGGCCAAAGCCCTGGAGGTCGTCGGCGGGGCGAAAAAGGGTAAAGCCATTATCATCCTGAACCCGGCCGAGCCCCCCATCATGATGCACAACACCGTCTACGTTGAGGTGGAAAAGCCGGACCTCAAGGCTATCCAGGCCTCAGTAGCGGCCATGGTCAAGGAAATCCAGAGCTATGTTCCCGGGTACCAGCTGGTAGTGCCGCCTATTATCGACGGCAACAAAGTAACGGTAGCCGTTCAAGTCGAAGGGGCGGGCGATTTCCTGCCCAAGTACTCCGGTAACCTGGACATCATTACCGCGGCAGCCGTAGCGGTGGCGGAAAAGCTGGCCCAGGAGCTGCAGGTAAAGGAAGGGGTAGCATGA